Proteins co-encoded in one Acidovorax sp. 69 genomic window:
- a CDS encoding dienelactone hydrolase, whose amino-acid sequence MKKLCIAALFALGLHSASQAGTGLKELPGIRGDGPVTVFYPSSATDHPVQRGPFSMALAPQGIPVQGNGRLVVISHGSGGNPWVHSDLARALVSAGFVVAFPEHAGDNARNPSTPGPESWKQRPAEVSRAIDAVAQDASLAPLLQLDKVGMYGMSAGGHTALSLAGGRWSPALFKQHCEAHIAEDFSTCVGLITQLKGNFLDGIKKAVALGVIRQRFDDASWQVHEDPRIRAIVAGVPAAADFDFPSLSSPRVPLGLVTAGQDRWLVPRFHSGKVLQVCQTCTVVADLPTAGHGALLSPPPPAQVLDSLATELLGDPPGFDRSLMPQVDARIVAFLAQHLEPLRPTH is encoded by the coding sequence ATGAAAAAACTGTGCATCGCCGCCCTTTTTGCATTGGGTCTTCACTCGGCAAGCCAGGCAGGAACAGGCCTGAAAGAGTTGCCAGGCATTCGCGGCGACGGCCCGGTCACCGTGTTCTACCCCAGCAGTGCCACCGACCACCCCGTCCAGCGCGGCCCATTCAGCATGGCGCTGGCACCCCAAGGCATTCCCGTGCAGGGCAACGGCCGTCTGGTGGTCATCTCGCATGGCTCGGGAGGCAATCCCTGGGTGCATTCCGACCTGGCCCGCGCACTGGTGTCGGCCGGTTTTGTCGTGGCGTTTCCTGAACATGCCGGCGACAACGCCCGCAACCCGTCCACGCCCGGACCGGAAAGTTGGAAGCAGCGCCCGGCAGAAGTCTCCAGAGCCATTGACGCGGTGGCGCAAGACGCCAGCCTTGCCCCCTTGCTGCAGCTGGACAAGGTCGGCATGTACGGCATGTCGGCAGGCGGCCACACAGCGCTCAGTCTGGCCGGAGGACGCTGGTCACCGGCTCTTTTCAAGCAGCATTGCGAAGCGCACATTGCCGAGGATTTTTCCACCTGCGTGGGGCTCATCACCCAGCTCAAAGGCAATTTTCTGGATGGCATCAAGAAAGCCGTGGCGCTGGGGGTGATACGCCAGCGGTTCGACGATGCCTCCTGGCAGGTGCATGAGGATCCACGCATCCGCGCCATCGTGGCGGGCGTGCCTGCGGCAGCCGACTTCGACTTCCCGTCGCTGAGCAGCCCCCGGGTGCCACTGGGCCTGGTGACGGCGGGCCAGGACCGCTGGCTCGTGCCACGCTTTCACAGCGGCAAAGTGTTGCAGGTCTGCCAGACCTGTACGGTGGTGGCCGATCTGCCCACAGCAGGCCATGGTGCGCTGTTGTCACCGCCGCCACCCGCCCAGGTGCTGGACAGCCTGGCCACCGAACTCCTGGGCGACCCGCCGGGCTTTGATCGCAGCCTGATGCCGCAGGTGGATGCACGTATCGTTGCCTTCCTGGCGCAGCACCTGGAGCCCCTGCGGCCCACACACTGA
- a CDS encoding 2TM domain-containing protein: protein MPITPDDIERLARKRAGAKLGWYTHAAVFTLVNLVLFGLSRYGFGNRPWSVFPLLGWGLGLALHGISVFVLGTGSGLRERMVQKERERLQRQRDRH from the coding sequence ATGCCCATAACACCCGACGACATCGAACGACTGGCCCGCAAGCGCGCTGGAGCCAAACTGGGCTGGTACACACATGCCGCCGTTTTCACCCTGGTCAACCTGGTGCTCTTCGGCCTGTCGCGCTACGGTTTTGGCAACCGGCCCTGGTCGGTGTTTCCATTGCTGGGCTGGGGACTGGGGCTGGCGCTGCATGGCATCTCGGTGTTTGTGCTGGGCACCGGCAGCGGACTGCGTGAGCGCATGGTGCAAAAAGAGCGCGAACGCCTCCAGCGCCAGCGCGACAGGCACTGA
- a CDS encoding sensor histidine kinase, giving the protein MTIDWIDKLRRLLQTIAFCLAVSAIQYAFQPEKPYDIPARYSLAIGLLTWALIDFGRHLFTSSEDTGWPAGIAGVALPVVGIVLGYVAGTALADWWCGVSSWAEQGRAQLRISIGITLLAGIAAIYYFYINGKSAWLQARMNEVRGQATEAQLKLLETQLEPHMLFNTLANLRMLIGTDPVRAQDMLDRIIAYLRATLSASRSTEHPLAREFERLRDYLELMAVRMGPRLAYTLDLPDTLREVPVPPLLLQPLVENAIRHGLEPQVQGGHITVRARTRTGPDGPLLMIEVNDTGAGLPTTLPTPGPGQSFGLVQVRERLATLHGDAGTLDLIAASAGGTSACVTFPLKMAPTP; this is encoded by the coding sequence ATGACCATCGACTGGATCGACAAGCTGCGCCGCCTGCTGCAGACCATTGCTTTCTGCCTGGCGGTCTCGGCCATCCAATACGCGTTCCAGCCCGAAAAACCCTACGACATCCCCGCCCGCTACTCACTGGCCATCGGTCTCCTGACCTGGGCACTCATCGACTTCGGCCGGCACCTTTTCACGTCGAGCGAGGACACCGGCTGGCCGGCGGGCATCGCAGGTGTCGCCCTGCCGGTCGTGGGCATCGTCCTGGGCTATGTGGCCGGCACGGCGCTGGCCGACTGGTGGTGCGGTGTTTCGTCCTGGGCAGAACAGGGCCGCGCGCAGTTGCGCATCTCCATCGGCATCACGCTGCTGGCGGGCATTGCGGCCATCTATTACTTCTACATCAACGGCAAAAGCGCCTGGCTGCAGGCCCGCATGAACGAGGTGCGCGGCCAGGCCACCGAGGCGCAACTCAAGCTGCTGGAGACCCAACTGGAACCCCACATGCTGTTCAACACGCTGGCCAACCTGCGCATGTTGATCGGCACCGACCCCGTGCGCGCCCAGGACATGCTGGACCGCATCATTGCCTACCTGCGCGCCACCCTCAGCGCATCGCGCAGCACAGAGCACCCTCTGGCCCGCGAGTTCGAGCGCCTGCGCGACTACCTGGAACTCATGGCCGTGCGCATGGGGCCCCGTTTGGCCTACACACTCGACCTGCCCGACACATTGCGCGAAGTGCCCGTCCCCCCGCTGCTGCTGCAACCCCTGGTAGAAAACGCCATCCGCCATGGCCTGGAGCCCCAGGTGCAGGGTGGCCACATCACCGTGCGCGCACGCACGCGCACCGGGCCCGACGGCCCGCTGCTGATGATCGAGGTCAATGACACCGGCGCAGGCCTGCCCACCACCTTGCCCACGCCGGGCCCCGGCCAAAGTTTCGGACTGGTCCAGGTGCGTGAGCGTCTGGCGACCTTGCACGGCGATGCAGGCACTCTTGATTTGATAGCTGCCAGCGCAGGCGGCACTAGCGCTTGCGTCACTTTTCCCTTGAAAATGGCACCCACCCCATGA
- a CDS encoding LytTR family DNA-binding domain-containing protein, producing the protein MNPPAPRALIAEDEPLLAAALRQELAQAWPGLEIVATVGDGRSAVQQVLALQPDVLFFDIRMPGLSGLDAAVELADAWPTEGPASRPFPALVFVTAYDQYAVQAFEAQAIDYLLKPVQTIRLQKTVQKVQVALMNKAQAAINFEVTIRQLRHLMTAPGVVAPGGTPATAGITPLTLIQASNGSQIHMVPVADVLYFEAADKYVRVLTAAREYLIRTPLKDLIGQLDTQVFWQIHRSTLVRASVITTVTRDEAGKLHLELAGRTEKLPVSRLYAHLFKAM; encoded by the coding sequence ATGAACCCACCCGCCCCCCGCGCCCTGATTGCCGAAGACGAACCCCTGCTGGCCGCAGCCCTGCGGCAGGAGTTGGCCCAAGCCTGGCCGGGGCTGGAAATCGTGGCCACCGTGGGCGACGGACGATCGGCCGTACAACAGGTGCTGGCACTGCAGCCCGACGTGCTGTTTTTTGACATCCGCATGCCCGGCCTGAGCGGGCTCGATGCGGCCGTGGAGCTGGCCGACGCCTGGCCCACCGAGGGCCCGGCCAGCCGCCCCTTCCCGGCCCTGGTGTTTGTCACGGCCTACGACCAGTACGCCGTGCAGGCATTCGAGGCGCAGGCCATCGACTACCTGCTCAAGCCCGTGCAAACGATTCGCCTTCAAAAAACTGTGCAAAAAGTACAGGTTGCACTGATGAATAAAGCGCAAGCAGCTATCAATTTTGAAGTAACCATTCGTCAATTGCGCCACCTGATGACGGCCCCAGGTGTCGTCGCACCGGGTGGGACACCCGCCACTGCCGGCATCACCCCCCTCACGCTCATCCAGGCCAGCAACGGCAGCCAGATTCACATGGTGCCGGTGGCCGACGTGCTGTATTTCGAGGCCGCCGACAAATACGTGCGGGTGCTGACTGCCGCACGCGAGTACCTGATCCGCACCCCGCTCAAGGATCTGATCGGGCAACTCGATACCCAGGTGTTCTGGCAGATTCATCGCAGCACGCTGGTGCGCGCCAGCGTCATCACCACCGTGACCCGCGATGAAGCGGGCAAACTGCACCTGGAGCTTGCAGGCCGCACGGAAAAACTGCCCGTCAGCCGTCTCTACGCCCATCTGTTCAAGGCGATGTAA
- a CDS encoding LysE family translocator — protein MDAFLFAPVAVAIALTPGPNNFCGLNNGIRAGVGAALVGTLGRVAAFAIFLTVSAVGLGAMLLASEAAFTAVKWVGACYLFWLGWRAWRSREFSGLDVVDGGEVKAGTVPVRLRSLIAQEFLLGITNPKAIILFAAIFPQFIDPSQPAARQFVILGAVYLAAEFVATAVYAAGGRQIRRFIRTSRGVVRLNKATGGFFMGAGCLLLATNR, from the coding sequence ATGGACGCGTTTCTTTTTGCCCCGGTGGCGGTTGCCATCGCGCTCACGCCAGGGCCCAACAACTTTTGTGGGCTCAATAACGGCATCCGGGCAGGTGTGGGGGCTGCGCTGGTGGGTACGCTGGGGCGGGTGGCTGCGTTCGCAATTTTTTTGACCGTGTCTGCGGTGGGGCTGGGCGCCATGCTGCTGGCGTCCGAGGCAGCTTTCACGGCGGTGAAGTGGGTGGGTGCCTGCTATCTGTTCTGGCTGGGCTGGCGTGCGTGGCGCAGCCGCGAGTTCAGCGGGCTGGACGTGGTGGACGGGGGTGAGGTGAAGGCGGGCACGGTGCCTGTGCGTCTTCGATCGCTCATCGCGCAGGAGTTTCTGCTCGGTATCACCAACCCCAAGGCCATCATCTTGTTTGCCGCCATATTTCCCCAGTTCATCGATCCGAGCCAGCCCGCTGCACGCCAGTTTGTGATCCTGGGTGCCGTGTATCTGGCGGCCGAGTTTGTGGCCACTGCAGTGTATGCAGCGGGTGGTCGGCAGATTCGCCGTTTCATCCGTACCTCGCGCGGTGTGGTGCGCCTGAACAAGGCCACTGGCGGTTTCTTCATGGGGGCGGGCTGCCTGTTGCTGGCGACCAACCGCTGA
- a CDS encoding ATP-binding cassette domain-containing protein, producing MAVENLVLQVDGLRFSYPECAVLDGLSLAWPAGLVLVRGDECSGKTTLLRLLAGELTAQAGHISLQGVRQSEAPTDYAQKVFWADPRSGNVDQLTARGWLGSLPARYPLWDAAALAAHTEGFTLQEHLDKPFYALSTGSKRKVLMAGALASGAPLTLIDEPVGGLDKPSATYLGHALAQVADQPGRVVVVAHYEALLGVPWGTVMELKA from the coding sequence ATGGCGGTTGAGAACCTGGTGTTGCAAGTGGATGGGCTGCGGTTTTCCTACCCCGAGTGCGCGGTGCTGGACGGGCTGTCGCTGGCATGGCCTGCGGGCCTGGTACTGGTGCGCGGCGACGAGTGCAGTGGCAAGACCACGTTGTTGCGCCTGCTGGCGGGGGAGCTCACCGCGCAGGCCGGGCACATCAGCCTGCAGGGTGTTCGCCAAAGCGAGGCGCCCACGGACTATGCGCAAAAGGTGTTCTGGGCCGACCCACGCTCCGGCAATGTCGATCAGCTCACAGCCCGTGGCTGGCTCGGCAGTCTGCCAGCACGTTACCCCCTGTGGGATGCCGCCGCGCTGGCGGCACACACCGAGGGCTTTACGCTGCAGGAGCATCTGGACAAGCCGTTTTACGCGTTGTCCACCGGCAGCAAACGCAAGGTGCTGATGGCCGGGGCCCTGGCTTCGGGGGCGCCGCTCACACTGATCGATGAGCCTGTGGGTGGGCTCGACAAACCATCGGCCACCTATCTCGGGCATGCCCTGGCGCAAGTGGCTGACCAGCCAGGGCGTGTGGTGGTGGTGGCGCACTACGAGGCGCTGCTGGGCGTGCCCTGGGGCACGGTGATGGAATTGAAGGCCTGA
- a CDS encoding EamA family transporter: MTARALSRGDLLRALAVVVIWGLNFVVMKLGLQGLSPMLLGALRFTAASLPFLLFVPRPSLPWRFVVGYGLAQGLGQFGFLFLGLQLGMTAGMASVVMQTQAFFTLLLAAPLLGERAKPWQWWGLLLAFGGLMTIGLAHGEGPGQMTLAGFVLTLGAAFMWAVSNLVVRRAAQAGAYAPFPFIVWSSVVPIAPFFALAVWTESASGVVAQLQAIDGTALLAVGYLAFLATLLAYTLWTQLLQRHAAGRVTPFSLLVPVVGLWAAYAFLGETPLPLQWAGAAAVLCGLVVNQAGGWWRARRAP; encoded by the coding sequence ATGACGGCCCGCGCACTGAGCCGTGGCGACCTGCTGCGGGCGCTGGCCGTGGTCGTCATCTGGGGGCTGAATTTTGTCGTGATGAAGCTGGGCTTGCAGGGGCTCAGCCCCATGCTGCTGGGCGCCCTGCGGTTCACTGCCGCGTCGCTGCCTTTTTTGCTTTTTGTGCCACGCCCGTCGTTGCCCTGGCGCTTTGTGGTTGGTTACGGGCTGGCGCAGGGGCTCGGGCAGTTCGGCTTTCTGTTTCTGGGCTTGCAGCTGGGCATGACGGCGGGCATGGCCTCGGTGGTCATGCAGACGCAGGCATTTTTTACGCTGCTGCTGGCTGCTCCGCTGCTCGGCGAGCGCGCCAAGCCCTGGCAGTGGTGGGGCTTGCTGCTGGCGTTTGGCGGTCTGATGACGATTGGCCTGGCCCATGGCGAAGGGCCCGGGCAGATGACGCTGGCGGGCTTTGTGTTGACGCTGGGGGCGGCGTTCATGTGGGCGGTGTCCAACCTGGTGGTGCGGCGCGCGGCGCAAGCCGGTGCCTATGCACCGTTTCCGTTCATCGTGTGGAGCAGCGTGGTGCCCATCGCGCCGTTCTTTGCGCTGGCGGTGTGGACCGAAAGTGCCAGCGGCGTCGTGGCGCAATTGCAGGCCATCGATGGCACAGCGCTTCTTGCCGTGGGCTACTTGGCATTTTTGGCCACCCTGCTGGCCTACACGCTGTGGACCCAACTGCTGCAGCGCCATGCAGCAGGGCGGGTCACGCCGTTTTCGCTACTGGTTCCCGTGGTGGGGCTGTGGGCCGCCTATGCCTTTTTGGGCGAGACGCCCTTGCCACTGCAATGGGCGGGCGCGGCGGCGGTGTTGTGTGGCCTGGTGGTGAACCAGGCCGGAGGCTGGTGGCGGGCACGGCGTGCTCCCTAA
- a CDS encoding NAD-dependent epimerase/dehydratase family protein, producing MTASTFNTRRVLVTGADGFLGRGVVAALVREGVSTLVAADVREVPAERRLPGVTYVVLDVRDPALAQTLAAHAIDSVVHLASIVTPGKGSSREFEYSVDVLGSQNVLDACVATGVQHIVVSSSGAAYGYHADNPDWLRETDALRGNEVFAYSHHKRLVEEMLAQYRAQHPALAQTVLRIGTILGERVDNQITALFDKPRLLAIRGSESPFVFIWDEDVTGAIVHSLRTQRAGCFNLAGDGALPLREIARRLGKPVLELPAGLLRAALAVGSTLGVSRYGSEQLDFLRYRPVLLNTALKEVLGYVPGKTSAEAFDAFVAARDRQGRPVTASVRPALA from the coding sequence ATGACTGCATCGACGTTCAACACGCGCCGTGTTCTGGTCACCGGGGCCGATGGCTTCTTGGGGCGCGGCGTGGTGGCTGCGTTGGTTCGGGAGGGCGTCTCCACCCTCGTGGCCGCCGATGTGCGGGAAGTGCCTGCCGAGCGCCGCCTGCCCGGTGTGACCTATGTGGTGCTGGACGTGCGCGACCCGGCACTGGCGCAGACGCTGGCCGCCCATGCCATCGACAGCGTGGTGCATCTGGCTTCCATCGTCACGCCGGGCAAGGGCTCCAGCCGGGAATTTGAATATTCTGTGGACGTGCTCGGCAGCCAGAATGTGCTTGATGCCTGCGTGGCCACGGGGGTCCAGCACATCGTGGTCAGTTCCAGCGGGGCCGCGTATGGCTACCACGCCGACAACCCGGACTGGTTGCGTGAAACCGATGCACTGCGCGGCAATGAAGTGTTTGCCTATTCGCACCACAAGCGGCTGGTCGAAGAAATGCTGGCGCAGTACCGCGCCCAACATCCCGCGCTGGCGCAGACCGTGCTGCGCATTGGCACCATCCTGGGCGAGCGCGTGGACAACCAGATCACGGCGCTGTTCGACAAGCCACGCCTGCTGGCCATCCGTGGCAGCGAGAGCCCTTTCGTCTTTATCTGGGACGAGGACGTGACGGGTGCCATCGTGCATTCGCTGCGCACGCAGCGCGCGGGCTGCTTCAACCTGGCGGGGGATGGCGCGTTGCCATTGCGCGAGATTGCCCGGCGCCTGGGCAAACCGGTGCTGGAGTTGCCCGCAGGCCTGCTGCGCGCCGCGCTGGCGGTTGGCTCCACGCTGGGCGTGAGTCGCTACGGGTCGGAGCAGCTGGACTTTCTGCGCTACCGCCCGGTGCTGCTCAACACGGCGCTCAAGGAGGTGTTGGGCTACGTACCCGGCAAGACCAGCGCCGAGGCGTTCGATGCCTTTGTGGCTGCCCGGGATCGCCAGGGCCGACCGGTCACGGCGTCCGTGCGCCCGGCGCTGGCATGA
- a CDS encoding bile acid:sodium symporter family protein, which translates to MLPVDEIRLNFNPASLVALNVVLGFLMFGIALDTRVADFKRVLRMPGAMAVGIAAQFIVLPAVTFALTLLLKPGPSIALGMILVACCPPGNVSNILTHRAGGNVALSVSMTAISNALAIVLMPLNFAFWGGMHPTAAPLLRAIAIDPLEMAGHIVVIIGLPFVLGILCAEKLPRFTQRVHKPVRILSFVCLIGFILGAVAGNWRYFLDYVALVLLAVVLHDALAFGTGYACARLSGLSDYDRRAVSIEVGIRNAGLGLVLIFSFFGGLGGMAVVAGVWGFWDIIAGLALAGWWGRRPAVVPAVANGKGNGE; encoded by the coding sequence ATGCTGCCTGTCGACGAAATACGCCTCAATTTCAACCCTGCATCGCTCGTGGCGCTCAACGTGGTGCTGGGCTTTCTCATGTTCGGCATTGCGCTCGATACGCGCGTGGCCGACTTCAAGCGCGTGCTGCGCATGCCCGGGGCCATGGCGGTGGGCATCGCGGCCCAGTTCATCGTGCTGCCTGCGGTGACCTTTGCGCTCACACTGCTGCTCAAGCCCGGCCCCAGCATTGCGCTGGGCATGATCCTCGTGGCGTGCTGCCCGCCTGGCAATGTGAGCAACATCCTCACGCACCGGGCAGGCGGGAATGTGGCGCTGTCGGTGTCCATGACGGCGATATCGAATGCGCTGGCCATCGTGCTCATGCCGCTCAATTTCGCGTTCTGGGGCGGCATGCATCCTACGGCGGCGCCGCTCCTGCGGGCCATTGCGATCGACCCGCTGGAGATGGCGGGGCACATCGTGGTCATCATCGGATTGCCGTTTGTACTGGGCATTCTGTGTGCCGAGAAGCTGCCGCGCTTCACACAAAGGGTGCACAAGCCCGTGCGTATCCTGAGTTTTGTCTGCCTGATTGGCTTCATCCTTGGCGCCGTGGCGGGCAACTGGCGCTACTTTCTGGACTACGTGGCGCTGGTGCTGCTGGCGGTGGTGCTGCACGATGCACTGGCTTTTGGTACGGGCTATGCCTGCGCGCGGCTCAGTGGCCTTTCTGACTATGACCGGCGTGCCGTGAGCATCGAAGTAGGCATCCGCAATGCGGGGCTGGGCCTGGTGTTGATCTTCAGCTTCTTCGGAGGCCTGGGTGGCATGGCCGTGGTGGCAGGTGTGTGGGGCTTCTGGGACATCATCGCGGGCCTGGCGCTCGCGGGGTGGTGGGGGCGCAGGCCGGCCGTGGTGCCAGCGGTGGCCAATGGCAAGGGGAACGGCGAATGA
- a CDS encoding NAD(P)/FAD-dependent oxidoreductase codes for MTTETQPTVADTRTQIALIGAGPSGLAAARNLQKLGVPFQGFEAHTEVGGLWNIENPRSTVYESAHLISSKHTTEFTEFPMRAEVADYPSHREMRQYFMDFAEHFALRPHYGFGTRVLKVEPVGEGNAPLWRITWSQHGGPAQTAEFKGVVIANGTLAEPNMPRFEGQFDGELLHTSAYKSAELFKGKRVLVVGAGNSGCDIAVDAVHYARSVDLSVRRGYYFVPKYVFGKPADTLGGKFKMPPWLKQKVDSVVLQWFTGDPVRFGLPKPDYKMYESHPVVNSLVLHHLGHGDIHVKPDIARFDGHTVHFKDGRAQDYDLVLCATGYQLHYPFIDHSLLNWQGMAPQLYLNILSPRFDNLAVMGMIEASGIGWQGRYEQAELMARFFKAQAEGSPRAEALRQAKAGPQPDLSGGFKYLKLERMAYYVHKDTYRNAVRAASAALA; via the coding sequence ATGACAACGGAGACACAACCCACCGTGGCAGACACCCGCACCCAGATCGCCCTGATTGGCGCCGGCCCCAGCGGCCTGGCGGCTGCCCGCAACCTGCAAAAGCTGGGCGTTCCTTTTCAGGGCTTTGAAGCGCACACCGAGGTAGGCGGTTTGTGGAACATCGAAAACCCGCGCAGCACGGTGTACGAGTCGGCCCACCTGATCTCCAGCAAACACACGACGGAGTTCACCGAGTTCCCCATGCGCGCCGAGGTCGCCGACTACCCCAGTCACCGCGAGATGCGGCAGTACTTCATGGACTTTGCCGAGCACTTTGCCCTGCGCCCGCACTACGGGTTTGGCACGCGGGTGCTCAAGGTGGAGCCCGTGGGCGAGGGCAATGCGCCGCTGTGGCGCATCACCTGGAGCCAGCACGGCGGCCCCGCGCAAACCGCAGAGTTCAAGGGCGTGGTGATTGCCAACGGAACGCTGGCCGAGCCCAACATGCCGCGCTTTGAAGGCCAGTTTGATGGCGAACTGCTGCACACCAGCGCCTACAAAAGCGCCGAGCTGTTCAAGGGCAAACGCGTGCTGGTGGTGGGCGCGGGCAACTCGGGCTGTGACATTGCCGTAGACGCGGTGCATTACGCGCGCAGCGTGGATCTGTCGGTGCGGCGCGGCTATTACTTCGTTCCCAAATATGTGTTCGGCAAGCCCGCTGACACGTTGGGTGGCAAGTTCAAGATGCCGCCCTGGCTCAAGCAAAAAGTCGACAGCGTGGTGCTGCAGTGGTTCACCGGCGACCCGGTGCGTTTTGGCCTGCCCAAACCCGACTACAAGATGTATGAGTCGCACCCCGTGGTGAACTCGCTGGTGCTGCACCACCTGGGCCATGGCGATATTCATGTGAAGCCCGACATCGCCCGCTTTGACGGCCACACCGTGCACTTCAAAGACGGCCGCGCGCAGGACTACGACCTGGTGCTCTGCGCCACGGGCTACCAACTGCACTACCCCTTCATCGACCACAGCCTGCTCAACTGGCAGGGCATGGCGCCGCAGCTGTATCTCAACATTCTGTCGCCGCGTTTCGACAACCTGGCGGTGATGGGCATGATCGAGGCCAGTGGCATCGGCTGGCAGGGCCGCTACGAACAGGCCGAGCTGATGGCGCGCTTCTTCAAGGCGCAAGCCGAGGGGTCTCCGCGTGCCGAAGCCCTGCGCCAAGCCAAGGCGGGCCCGCAGCCCGATCTGTCAGGCGGTTTCAAGTACCTCAAGCTGGAGCGCATGGCGTACTACGTGCACAAAGACACCTACCGCAACGCGGTGCGGGCAGCCTCGGCGGCCCTCGCCTGA
- a CDS encoding SDR family oxidoreductase, with the protein MAVTFQNAVLTGACGGLGQALARELIGQGTAVALVGLHRPALQALAALAPERCAVYTPDVADSTAMQAMAADWMARSGAAPDLVIANAGVAGGFDTAEADDLAVLRRMLEINLLGAATTFQPFVKVMRAQRHGALVGVASIAGWRGMPGNGAYCASKGGLIRYLESLRAELRSESILVSTVSPGYLRTALTAGNRFAMPGLMEPDAAAKALLAGVANGRTHIVLPARIGWLARLLNLLPDALHDRLLLGQPRKPRVGEAGATAIPGLPLPAETPIKNESKNT; encoded by the coding sequence ATGGCGGTGACTTTTCAGAACGCGGTACTCACGGGCGCTTGTGGTGGCCTGGGCCAGGCCCTGGCGCGGGAGCTGATCGGGCAAGGCACCGCCGTGGCGTTGGTGGGGCTGCACAGGCCCGCTTTGCAGGCGCTGGCAGCGCTGGCGCCTGAGCGCTGTGCGGTGTACACGCCCGATGTGGCCGACAGCACCGCGATGCAAGCCATGGCCGCCGACTGGATGGCGCGCTCGGGCGCAGCGCCCGATCTTGTGATTGCGAACGCGGGCGTGGCGGGCGGTTTTGACACTGCCGAAGCCGATGACCTGGCTGTGCTGCGCCGCATGCTGGAGATCAACCTGCTGGGCGCGGCCACCACGTTTCAACCGTTTGTGAAAGTCATGCGCGCGCAGCGGCACGGCGCCCTGGTGGGTGTGGCCAGCATTGCGGGCTGGCGCGGCATGCCGGGCAACGGCGCCTACTGCGCCAGCAAGGGCGGGTTGATTCGCTACCTGGAGAGCTTGCGTGCCGAGCTGCGCAGTGAATCCATCTTAGTCAGCACAGTCAGCCCCGGCTATCTGCGCACCGCGCTCACCGCGGGCAACCGTTTTGCCATGCCGGGCCTCATGGAGCCCGACGCCGCTGCCAAGGCCCTGCTGGCAGGCGTTGCAAACGGCCGCACCCACATCGTGCTGCCCGCGCGCATCGGCTGGCTGGCCCGCTTGCTGAACCTGCTGCCCGATGCCCTGCACGACCGCCTGCTGCTGGGTCAACCGCGCAAGCCACGCGTGGGCGAGGCGGGGGCAACGGCCATTCCGGGCCTGCCGTTGCCTGCAGAAACACCGATAAAAAATGAAAGCAAGAACACATGA
- a CDS encoding IclR family transcriptional regulator, with the protein MTNSSPSLRLFELLEIMCARGRPFSLADAIEASGWPKPSVHRMLGQLESGGLLAREPDGRRYTPAPRLLRLAESALSAGTQHGVRHAVLRQLVADIGESCNLTALSGAEVIYLDRVESAFPLRMELRPGTRVPIHCSASGKLFLAHLSAARRAAILDGLPLTRHTATTLIHRAALEAELEQILRQGYATDAEEFVDGLVCVAVPVVGSGQRQVRCAVALQAPAARMPLAQALQQVTRLGEAAKALSRTWA; encoded by the coding sequence ATGACCAATTCATCACCCAGCCTGCGCCTGTTTGAACTGCTGGAAATCATGTGCGCCCGCGGCCGGCCCTTCAGCTTGGCGGACGCCATCGAGGCATCGGGCTGGCCCAAGCCCAGCGTGCACCGCATGCTGGGCCAGCTCGAAAGCGGCGGCTTGCTGGCGCGTGAGCCCGATGGCCGCCGCTACACCCCCGCTCCACGCCTGCTGCGTCTGGCCGAAAGCGCCCTCAGCGCGGGCACCCAGCATGGCGTGCGCCACGCGGTGCTACGCCAGTTGGTGGCAGACATCGGGGAGAGCTGCAACCTCACGGCGCTCAGCGGCGCCGAGGTGATTTACCTCGACCGTGTGGAATCGGCCTTTCCGCTGCGCATGGAACTGCGGCCCGGCACCCGGGTGCCCATCCACTGCTCAGCCAGCGGCAAGCTGTTTCTGGCCCACCTGTCGGCTGCGCGCCGGGCGGCCATCCTGGACGGCCTGCCCCTCACCCGCCACACCGCGACCACGTTGATCCACCGCGCCGCCCTGGAGGCCGAGCTGGAGCAGATCCTGCGGCAGGGCTACGCCACCGACGCCGAGGAGTTTGTGGATGGCCTGGTCTGTGTCGCCGTGCCCGTGGTGGGCAGTGGGCAACGCCAGGTACGCTGCGCGGTGGCACTGCAGGCACCAGCGGCACGCATGCCGCTGGCACAGGCGCTGCAGCAAGTGACCCGCCTGGGCGAAGCCGCCAAGGCACTGAGCCGCACCTGGGCATGA